CAGATTACTCTTATAATTTTGTAACAGTTCTCGGTggaaaatattgtataaaatagTAACTTCACATTTGTGTCTCTTTTTCAATAGTCCATTTTCCAATAGTTTAATGTTGCATCAGCATTTTCATTCTgaatttcaacattttcatcctaaaaataatcaagtCCAAATGAAACTCTTGAATTAAGGATGAAATTATTGATGTGACGTTAAACTATTGGGAAGGataatatctttattttatacaatcatttttcttattttccgagatttcttaaatatatatttttaaaatttatttattaagtaaattttaaataaaagataattaatctcttattaattatctttaattgatttaaaatcaaattatattttaattcaagtaaaatttaatattctaaaattatatttaatttaatttaatttaatttaattatatattaactttgagatgaattcattaaattacttttattcaaaataaattaattatcatcatttaaaaagttttaatgattaaaataaaaagtaaaagcatagaaataaaacaaaaagggaaaaataagggtaaactatacaaatggtcacccaactatgcaTGTATTCCTGTTTTGGTCACTCgtctttaaaactttttaatttaggcACTAATGTTTGAATTTGTTCTTATTTCGGTCATCCGTCATTAAATTGATAGCGATCTAACTGATATACTAACACATTTAGTCTTCAGTACTTACAtgttctatcaatttgatcctaattctaaataattcagtAAATTTAACTGTTTCACGTTtataaattctattaatttgatcatCAAACTTCCTAACTAAAACGTTCAGCTTTTAAAACGGAGGCATTCCACATCTATAAATTTGTCacatatcaaaaaaaaaaaataccctcTCCCATAAAACAAATGTATTCTTTGATAATCCATTTCAATTACACTTAAGTGGCAAAGATTGAGGATGATCTAAAGATAGTAATTCTTTTGTTGGATTTTTTGATTCATACACCTTATGCAGGCCGGTTTTTTTAACTCGAATAGATTTAATGGGAATTCAAGTCTCAAAGTGTTGTTTATTATGTTAGGTTCATGTTACTGAGTATAACTAACAATGTGCACATGCAATTTAATGCCATAAACCCAAAGCAAAATGGAAACTGTGACTACTATTTCACTTTTTTATTGCATATGtcaaaatgttttgtttttagtaGTTTATTTGTTTCTGCCCATTTTTAGATTAGTTGTTCATGATCTATCTAATCTAGTGAGGCTAGAGGATATCATTACTTCAGAACACCTAATTTTATTGGAgaaggtgtttttttttttcctttttttgagttttacaaatttataggTGTGGAATgcctttgttttaaaaactaaaagtttTAGTTAGGAAGTcgaagatcaaattgatagaatttgtaaatgtgaaaGGTTAAacttattgaattatttagaattaggatcaaattcaTAGAATATGTAAttattgaggactaaatgttTTATGATACCAATTAGATCATTATCAATTTAATGGTGGGTGACCAAAAAGGAACAAATTCAAACGTTAgtggctaaattaaaaaattaaagattagtGACCAAAACAGGAATGTAAACATAGTTAAGTGGCCATTTGTATAATTTactcaaaaaagaaaagttattattatcgatgagattttataaaaacaataaactgTCAACTATTAATTTGAACAGCAGAAATTATTTCTCTAGAAATATAACTACTGTTGAAATTATCAAACTAATTTTGCTCAAATTTTacttgaattataaaatatcatttggtttttttctattttattttatttctgaatttcacttttttaattatttttatcactaaaatttaaattgttttgttttgaatgattttaatgaattaaatataattttaaaatatttatcatgtaattgCATAAaactaattatgaaaaaaataaaaataataatggaaagGAAAAAGGAATTGTAATATCATTGATTAGattttattagaaataataCTAACAttagaatataatttaatttgataataattaaaataagcttataattaaataaatttcattatttcaaaaaatcttGAATACTTTGGCAAAAGGAAAACcttgaagaaaaaataaaaaatatgaagaaaaataaacaattaatagaAGAAGATAATTTGAAACTCACTTGATAAATAATTCTTAGGGGACTccctatatttttcattaagggtgagtttggatgggcggtgcgtttacctgcggttagtgtaaaaacagcggtggcggtgagattaaatactgtagcgacactgtagcgtgagataaaaagtaCGCTAAACGCACCGTACCGCACCcaaccgcccatccaaacccaccctaaaccttaaaatgagTGTGTgggtatttttctttttctttttaaataagctTCAGTTAATATTTAAGTGCTTGTTTTTTATCAAACTTtcagattttatttatattttctaataaaaatggtaattatttttaaaacaaaaagaaaagataaaacaaatttataaataaaaatattaaatatgtttgaaaagataaacttatttaaaatataaattaagctCAACTACACCggtcaacaaaataaaagaagtgtatatataattaataaacattaaataaaaatatatatttaataggaataaatctaaataaatttgaattaatcatttataaataGTAGATTTCTTCCTCACCTACCTTGCAAGTGAATAAACgcgtttatttttataaattcaaaataaataacatataacatatttaatgtaagtaatatttaaaataaatattattttataaataaataaattgaaaatatattagaaagcataaaattaaatttaaaaaggtaaaacaacatatgaaataaatacaacTATGTGAAATgacattaataataaaaggagaaacaaaggaaaatgaaataaataatacattctGAACCCAAAAAACAAAGTACTTATGTACGTTGATTAGTACATAAAAATAGCTGAATAAAAAATGTGTGTATCAATACCCAGGTTTATCATGCAATTGTAAACGAGGCCGATTACAGAAAATCCTGCCCTTGGCCCTAACAAAAGATGCAATACCAACACTAATGCTTCCCCACACAACTGAGAAAAGCAGATGTCTTGGATCATTTCCAACTGCAGAAAATGAATGACAAAGCTTATTTATGTCAATCAGTGTTTCCTGCTACTTGATAATCATAAGAAGAAGCACGAGTCAACTCACCTTGCCCCAATGACATTGTTGTCAATAACAACCCTATCAATACCAAACACAAAGCTAGCGGAAAGGACTGCACAAAGAGAATGTATTAACTTAAGATCTCAAGCAGCTAAAGCTATTAAGTAAAGATAGATTATAGAAATAGCATAACAGCATGGAGACAATTTCAGCAACATCATGATGAAACAGTTAAATCTTAAAACTCAAATGTCGTTTGTCTTACAGCTATAGCCTCAAGGCCTCCTGTTTGAGATGGAGGTGTTATATCCCCTCCTACAGAGACTTTGTAATGTCCTTGGAGGAGATCGATCGCATCCTTCATGCATGTCACCATTAAATTAGAGAAAGTCAGGATCTTTATTGAAAATTATCACAGAAGAAAGGATGTCACAGTAGTGCAAAACAACATCAAGTGAACAAAGAGCTGCTGCATCAGTTACAAGTTGATAAATGACTGTTCAAGAAATAGATATGCTCAAAAAAAGTTTGATGTGAATACCAACCAACCGGCACTTATAGATATAAAAGATTTTTCTAGCATTTGAACAAGGGtatgaaaagaacaaaaccATTAACATCACCCCATCCCAAACATTCATAGACAGTCGTGAAGTGCAAAAGGCTAGAAATATTATCCTTTCTGCAAATGATTGCAAGTATTACTTAAAGAAACGAAGTATCTGTACCTGTTTTGTTCCATCAGAAAAGTTATTCAAATAATAGCGTTTAAAGGAAATATATCTATCTTTAAGGATCCCCTGAACTCTTCGCTGACCAGACCTACAATCCAAAAGGAATAAGTTCTGGTAGAGCAGAACATTAATGTCTTATGCAATCATGGATAGAGCAAAGATCATTGTCGCAGAGAAATTTGAGCACAAAATGCTATTTCTACCAAGATGCATTAAAATAGCCTCAGAACATTTGCTAAATATATACATTAACATTCAACTTTTAAAGTACCTGACAAGATCTCCTTTTAGTGCAGCAGTGCCAGAATATTGTATGCTTATGTCATCCCCATGATTAGCCCACACTATATATGTCCAAAGATTTTTAACGTAAATTTCAGTTTACATGCTAGGAAACCGAATAGATATGTGCAATATACTGAGTACCAATACATTAAGAATTAATATCAATTGAAAGCAGttgaacaaatatatatatatatcaactgAAAGCAAATTATTAGCATAAGAAATGGCAATATTCACATATTCTAAAGCATCTATCAAGCTTTGGATGTGAGCTAATGGTTTCTTCAGCTGCAAAAACCCCAATCCTCCTGAGCTGAAGTTCCAAGATTTTCCTACCTATCATGCTCTGCAGACATATATTAGCATGGTTACGGAAGAAAAGAACAGACACAGTGTGGTAAACAagaataacatgtaattacatGCATGTCTGCATACACCTCTCCTTGAGTATGTATCTGTCTCAGAGAGAAAGATCTATATTGCAACTTAAACAACAAAAGCAACATAGATACGAAAAGATAGTCCTCATACATCAAATTCTAAACTTAAAAGAGCCATTGATTTAGTTACAATAAGCAATTTCAGATGTCAGAAACAGCCATCTAGTATATATGATAATAGGTGGAATTCATTCTAGCACTTAAAATACTTCTTATGACATATCTTGTATTACTCATAGGCGTAACAACCATAGCACTCCCTGAATGAAGGTAACTCTTGAGGTTAAAACAGGGGAGTTGAAATTGTCACAGCAGGTAAGCATTAAGCATAAATTTGCTGCTACCCGAAAAGAAAATGTCTGCTACATGTTTACCACTATAGACAAAGCCAAGATGTGAAATATATCTCCAGTTTATGTTAACTTACCTGTGTAATATTGGTGCGGTCTAAGCAATCAATACAATTGGTCCTTACAACTCCAAGTTGCTCCATTTTCTCACTCTCTTCATTCAACAAGAAGTACCTATCAGTTTCAGACAAAGCAAAACCAATATTAATGGGCATATTTCAGTGTCATAACTCTAACCAGggaaataatatttcaaaaccTATCCTTGCATAAGCAATGGAATAAAAACTACTCCAGGAATAGTTATGACATTGTACATGATAGAAAAGTGCAATTACaaaaccatacccatttttcaCAAGAAAATCTGCAATTTGGTCATAGAGGAAGGAAAGGCGCTCAAAATGAACATGTCCACAGATCTTAGTGAAATCAAAGTGCAGATATCTGCATGATCAGTCTTTGCATAAAACGTAACcacatccaaaaccaaaaacaaagaaacaagaaaCTAGATAGAAAGAAACTAGACCTTAAATCTTCACTAACTATGGGCTGCATTGCATTTGAGAACATATCGCTTAAACGTCCCTCACCTCCATGCTGGTAATAATAAAGTGGCACAAGACCAAACATTTTAAATAGAATGAAtttcttcagaaaaaaatataCTCAACCCTCCATTCATCCACATGCATATTCCAGGCACATACAAAGTGTGAACAACTCATTGTTTGCACAGACAAAGTCAGCATGTCACCAGAAAGGTGTTTTTGATGCACTTAGTAAGAGAACTTACTATTGATTGCAAAAATAAAGTCCAATTGCATACTGGAAACCATTAATCAACCACTGCTCACCTTGTTGAGAAGATCAACAGCTAGAACAGATCCATACATTTTTCTCAGATCCAGAAAATGCCTCTCGGCTATCTGTGGCTGCATAATATGTCATATACTGCGAAGTCGGTAAAGGAAGAAAAGAATTCAGGTGCACATTCAAATAGTGGCAATAAGTGAAGACACTTACAGCTTCTTCAGGTCTCACAATCTCAAATTTAGGCTTATAAGTCAAATCAACAATTTGCTCCCACAGAAATGGTATTGACCCCCGAACCTGCAAAGGAAAAATAAGGAATGGGATCTATAACAATCTGACCCAAAAAGTCAAAGAATATGACAAAGAGGGCTTCATAACATGGATGCTGCATATTTGCAAATACGCCCCTATTTAAACCCAAGGATTTCCAAATGCAGTATCTTTAGGTTATCTGATTTTGTTCAACTACTTGCTTTCATTTCACACCAGAACATGTACAAGCCACTTCATGTAGTGAACTTTTCAAATCCCTGATGGAGTTGATATGATGCATATTCCAACATTCAGATGCATAATCACTGGACAATCtcatttctttctattttgtGTAACCTACACATCCGAATGTTCACTAGTAATCTTTTAATTTAGCATTAAGGCCAATATATCTTTGCTTGATACTTCTCTAGAAAAGTTAAGGACAGGAAAGGAGACCAGATACTATTGCATTTTATGCATAACGAATAAAATAGATCTGACTGGCTACCTACTTACCTGAACAAATGATGAAGTAAACCCATTAATCTGAATAATTTGCTCAGTTTCCACAAAATTTGCAACGTGCCCCTCAGAATCAGCTCCTCTTCTCCACATCCGGGTTCCTTTTAAAGGATACAAGTAGTAACAGTAAGACTAGCATGTCTATACaaggccaaaatttttttaattaagaagATGCACTTGcatttaaaaactatttatttcctttttccaCCAAGCTCAAAGTGCATGGACAATCCTGCTAGTTAATGCTTCCTATAAACGATGAAAGTTAACCAATAAAAGAACGACACAGAAGAAATGTTTGTAAGAGAAGGAGAATCTGCCCTAGAATTTCATTATTTTGCATATCATTCAAAAACTGGACCTGTTCCCCTCTTACCAGAAAcgatatttaaaagttatagcAAAAGACCTTATTTCTCAAGAAAAATGTAGTTTTAGAAGGTATATGAAGAAAGCTAAAAGACATTGAAAAGTCATTTCCAGCTTTGAGTACCGTTTCTCCTTGTACATCTCCTAGCAATCAGTGTAACATCTACAATTTCTTTTCCAATAGTTGCTTGGAAATTATGAAAGCCTGATTAGCAGTTAAGGAATTGCTTCAAATTGAAAGACCGAGAAGTCAACAACAATAATGAATTAGTTAAAAAAATGAGATAAGAACTTCTCATGCCACAAAATGCTGGAATTGATAGTTCCATACAGGATACTCCCTTGGACAACTGGAAGCAAATAGGGATCAAGCTGCAGCCacagaaccaaaaaaaaaagggtagtTAGCAAGTACAGACTTAAATGACAGAATACTGCTGCATGAAACTGGAAAGCTACTCAGAAAGAAGACTAACCTTCTTGTCTATAAGTGCTTCCAACATATAACTGTTCCAAAGAAATCTAGGTTCTGCCTGTGGCAAACATTTTGGGGGACAAGGAAAAGTCCCTTTACTTAGTGACTTAGTGGCAATGAagaattaaatggaaatatcAATGAAAATTTAACACTGCACTTCTAGAGGCTACCATAAAAGCAAAGCTGTTTGAGATCAGTGGCAGATCATCTAATAATCTTACAATTAGAAAATAAGGGGAGCAATATTTGTATCaattactttaaaaatgaaCCATTTACCTGTCTCCATAGAGGAAGCATTTTGGACTCATTTCCCAGATCATATAATCGCTGAGTACTGTAGTGCACCAAATCATATAACCCTTACTTTCAACTTAAATAGAATATTCAAagtgaatataaaaaaaagatttgcaaaatgaaaaaggggtgtgtgtgtgtgtgtgtgtgtaattGTTAATATCTCCTGAAGGCCTATAAACTTATTCTTAGCAATTATCAGTACAAATACAAGGCTGATTTGGTAGTGTGGACTGTGGAGACTTTAAGTAAACTGCTTTGGATGGAAGTTTTGCATTGAGAAGACATTACTCAAAAAGCAGTTGTGCACAGAAAATCTGTTTCGGCTGAGATGTATTCttttttagaaagaaatttgTTCTAACTATGCATATATACAGAGGTCTAATTTGATACAACAGTTCACCTCAGTGTTAAATTGGTGTCATAAGAGAAATAGAGTCCAGTAGTCCTCTCTGCAACTTTTAGCAGCCGAGAAAATTCATTCTCCATCTTTTTCTGCCGAAGTTGGTATAAAAGATTCTTGTGTTAAACAATTAATAATCAGCTTTCTAGAAGAAAAAGGGAGGAAACAGCCAATATACCTGTTCCGGAGTAGAGTttttaaccgaatgaacacagGGAAGAACCTTCAAGGATATAACTTTGAAGATGGGATGCCCCAAGTAAGATCCAACACATTTTCTCTCagttataacaaataaataagaccctaaacataaaatttaacacTTTAAAATTATAGGAGAAACCACAGGGCCAATTCAGACAAGagaatacaaagaaaaagaaaagaaaactaatttCAACTCCATTTGATATTCTAGATCCATATGCCAAAACTGCTCTAATCAGGCACTACAGTTTCACTGATCAATTAGGTCcccgttttttttttttttttcatttcatggaACTGCCTTAAGAAATTATCAAGATGAACAAAAGCTACAACCATTTGTCTGAATTAACCAACTGAACAGAGAATAAAGGAAAATCAGAAATTTATCATACCCGCTACAAGTTTTAGCATTCCAACTACTCCAAAAATCATTTGAATCTTAGGAACACGGAAAGAGCTGCATTCTGGAATACTATCTAAAAAAGAGATAAATAGGTCCAGTAAATCAGCAAGCAAATATTGAAAAGGGAGGCATAGAATGATAGACAAGATAAAAACAACCCACCAATGAGCTTCATTGAGGCATCAACAAGACTAATCGAAAGGGAGGAGGAAGCAGAAGAGCCATCGGTGGGTTCGATCACATATTCATCAGGGAATTCCCATAACCGCATCCTTGTATATAGCTTTTGGACTGGCTCAGCCTTCTCCTTCATTATTGGAGttatatttcacaaaaaaaaatcataaaagtaaaacaaaaaagggATCAAATTTGCCAAGTATCCAAGTGGGTAGAATTGGACGAAGGTGAAGGGAGAAAAGGAATAGTAAAAATTGGCTATTGCAGGCAGCCAAAGAGACAACAGAGAtcaggaaaaggaaaagaggaGTAAAGGCAAGAGTTGAAGTGATGCAGCGATGAATGTTGTTGTTGGATAGGATTTTGGGGTTGTGGCAAATAAAAGATAGGCGGAGGAGGGAGGGAGGGACGGCGAGTATGCTCAACAAGTCAACCCTCGGCCTACAGTTTAACTATATCAGCTGATAGATGGTGGTGAGGTGGGCAGGACAGTGAGATTGACATGGCTCAACTGCTAACATTATCTCTTTCCCTCCAATTCTATCATCAAATTCAGAGCTGGAGACTGAGTTTTTCAAAAAGGGCTGCTAAGGAGAAGATGGTAGAGCTCCAGACACGCAAATCTTCTATCTAGAATTCTATGCCCGCCTTTGTTTGGAGTTGACCAGTTGCCGattttcaaatgatattttttttggtgaaaaaaagggaaataataatattaaaaataggtCAAAAGTCTGCCCCCAgcctatactattattttagtcactgtacattaaatttttatttaaattattaattattataatttattgttaaattgatcataatttagataaaatatatcatattcaaCTTATTTATTCATGATCAAATTCTACCCATAAAAAAATCCAACCATACCATCCCTTAAAAAGTTAATGTGTTTTGAACTATTATGTGACTGAACAAAATTCGAACACGGTTGGGTTTTTTATGGATCATGTCAAATTATGGGTAAATctgatatattttgtttaaattttagtaatttaacaataaattataagGAAGTCAagatttggataaattttaatatataaaaactaatttgatGCATTTTAGTAGAAGAACTAAAAGAAACTTTACATAATAGAGACTCTTGGTAGACTTTGATCTGtcatattattgtatttattaaaatatggataaattatacccaaagtcactaaactattagtaagtttatattttggtcattcaacttcaaaaggTTACAAAGTTGTCACTTACCtatttaaatgttttcatttaagtccaCTAAACTAtccaaaagtttttatttaagtcacggAGCtgttaagttaaaaataataatttgactaGCAAGTTCCAAGTGACGATTCGATAACCAGTACAATAGATCAATACCTATTAAAAAGTAGAATAAGAGGATTTAAAGTCATCTAAAATTaaggaattttaaaaattctgattttattttgtaaaagttgaaattcaat
This genomic window from Gossypium raimondii isolate GPD5lz chromosome 10, ASM2569854v1, whole genome shotgun sequence contains:
- the LOC105777346 gene encoding phosphoinositide phosphatase SAC6 isoform X1; this encodes MKEKAEPVQKLYTRMRLWEFPDEYVIEPTDGSSASSSLSISLVDASMKLIDSIPECSSFRVPKIQMIFGVVGMLKLVAGSYLFVITERKCVGSYLGHPIFKVISLKVLPCVHSVKNSTPEQKKMENEFSRLLKVAERTTGLYFSYDTNLTLSTQRLYDLGNESKMLPLWRQAEPRFLWNSYMLEALIDKKLDPYLLPVVQGSFHNFQATIGKEIVDVTLIARRCTRRNGTRMWRRGADSEGHVANFVETEQIIQINGFTSSFVQVRGSIPFLWEQIVDLTYKPKFEIVRPEEAPQIAERHFLDLRKMYGSVLAVDLLNKHGGEGRLSDMFSNAMQPIVSEDLRYLHFDFTKICGHVHFERLSFLYDQIADFLVKNGYFLLNEESEKMEQLGVVRTNCIDCLDRTNITQSMIGRKILELQLRRIGVFAAEETISSHPKLDRCFRILWANHGDDISIQYSGTAALKGDLVRSGQRRVQGILKDRYISFKRYYLNNFSDGTKQDAIDLLQGHYKVSVGGDITPPSQTGGLEAIASFPLALCLVLIGLLLTTMSLGQVGNDPRHLLFSVVWGSISVGIASFVRAKGRIFCNRPRLQLHDKPGY
- the LOC105777346 gene encoding phosphoinositide phosphatase SAC6 isoform X2, with the protein product MKEKAEPVQKLYTRMRLWEFPDEYVIEPTDGSSASSSLSISLVDASMKLIDSIPECSSFRVPKIQMIFGVVGMLKLVAVISLKVLPCVHSVKNSTPEQKKMENEFSRLLKVAERTTGLYFSYDTNLTLSTQRLYDLGNESKMLPLWRQAEPRFLWNSYMLEALIDKKLDPYLLPVVQGSFHNFQATIGKEIVDVTLIARRCTRRNGTRMWRRGADSEGHVANFVETEQIIQINGFTSSFVQVRGSIPFLWEQIVDLTYKPKFEIVRPEEAPQIAERHFLDLRKMYGSVLAVDLLNKHGGEGRLSDMFSNAMQPIVSEDLRYLHFDFTKICGHVHFERLSFLYDQIADFLVKNGYFLLNEESEKMEQLGVVRTNCIDCLDRTNITQSMIGRKILELQLRRIGVFAAEETISSHPKLDRCFRILWANHGDDISIQYSGTAALKGDLVRSGQRRVQGILKDRYISFKRYYLNNFSDGTKQDAIDLLQGHYKVSVGGDITPPSQTGGLEAIASFPLALCLVLIGLLLTTMSLGQVGNDPRHLLFSVVWGSISVGIASFVRAKGRIFCNRPRLQLHDKPGY
- the LOC105777346 gene encoding phosphoinositide phosphatase SAC6 isoform X3; translation: MIFGVVGMLKLVAGSYLFVITERKCVGSYLGHPIFKVISLKVLPCVHSVKNSTPEQKKMENEFSRLLKVAERTTGLYFSYDTNLTLSTQRLYDLGNESKMLPLWRQAEPRFLWNSYMLEALIDKKLDPYLLPVVQGSFHNFQATIGKEIVDVTLIARRCTRRNGTRMWRRGADSEGHVANFVETEQIIQINGFTSSFVQVRGSIPFLWEQIVDLTYKPKFEIVRPEEAPQIAERHFLDLRKMYGSVLAVDLLNKHGGEGRLSDMFSNAMQPIVSEDLRYLHFDFTKICGHVHFERLSFLYDQIADFLVKNGYFLLNEESEKMEQLGVVRTNCIDCLDRTNITQSMIGRKILELQLRRIGVFAAEETISSHPKLDRCFRILWANHGDDISIQYSGTAALKGDLVRSGQRRVQGILKDRYISFKRYYLNNFSDGTKQDAIDLLQGHYKVSVGGDITPPSQTGGLEAIASFPLALCLVLIGLLLTTMSLGQVGNDPRHLLFSVVWGSISVGIASFVRAKGRIFCNRPRLQLHDKPGY